One stretch of Candidatus Sulfotelmatobacter sp. DNA includes these proteins:
- a CDS encoding potassium channel family protein, with the protein MSAGRLRTALAPYRDQALTALVAFEAIWLFVLSPLGQVHVLPNWVNALTTAVIVAVVLVVCSGTTAAELAVVAATLVDLVATLLRHQAPSHVTLIVDLLSRLLFLFAVTAVVARAVFARGDVTHHRILGAIAVYLNIAWAFAYIYRALDALVPGSFSGNHVPTADVFTIGRFVYFSFTTMTSTGFGDIIPIHPFARSATNLEALMGQLFPATLLARLVSLEIEYRRTRGGED; encoded by the coding sequence GTGTCGGCGGGGCGCCTGCGTACCGCGCTGGCGCCGTACCGCGACCAGGCGCTGACGGCCCTGGTCGCGTTCGAGGCAATCTGGCTGTTCGTGCTCTCGCCCTTGGGCCAGGTGCACGTCCTGCCGAACTGGGTCAACGCGCTGACGACCGCCGTCATCGTTGCGGTCGTGTTGGTGGTCTGCTCCGGAACGACGGCGGCCGAGCTGGCCGTGGTCGCCGCGACGCTCGTCGATCTGGTCGCGACGCTGCTGCGCCACCAAGCGCCCTCGCACGTCACGCTGATCGTCGACCTGCTCTCGCGCCTGCTGTTCCTGTTCGCGGTGACGGCGGTCGTCGCGCGCGCCGTCTTCGCGCGCGGTGACGTCACCCACCATCGCATCCTAGGCGCGATCGCGGTCTATCTCAACATCGCCTGGGCGTTCGCCTACATCTACCGCGCGCTCGACGCGCTGGTGCCCGGGTCGTTCTCCGGCAATCACGTGCCGACCGCCGACGTCTTCACCATCGGGCGCTTCGTGTATTTCAGCTTCACGACGATGACCTCGACCGGCTTCGGCGACATCATCCCGATCCACCCCTTCGCGCGCAGCGCCACCAACCTCGAAGCGCTGATGGGCCAGCTCTTCCCCGCGACGCTGCTGGCGCGTCTGGTCTCGTTGGAGATCGAATACCGCCGCACGCGCGGCGGCGAAGACTAG
- a CDS encoding divalent metal cation transporter has translation MGVSPHGFVGRCRAGLAYCVRSIGPGVITGASDDDPSGIATYAIAGATFGYGLLWVALITIPMMIAVQEACARIGIVSGTGLIAAMRRAMPIWILRVLVALVVAANTLNIAADITGMSASVALVTPVPSPVWAIGLGALLIAVEVFASYRVFSAIVKWLCLSLLAYIASAFVVNVNWLEALRQTVIPQIRLDKTWMATFVGFLGTTITPYLFVWQAALEVEDERAQGEVTVAQRRGATSAQIRGERADVVSGMLYSNVVSWFIVLISAATLFRQHVAINSVEDAARALRPLAGPWAELLFALGVLGAGLLAVPVLAGSSAYALAEAFGWAGSLEAKPRSEVPFYTVIAAGIGLGVVADLLRLDAVWALFWSAVVNGFVAIPLLVGIFLTGNRRDLMGRWINGRGSRIWIGITIVLMSVAAIGLVVTA, from the coding sequence ATGGGGGTTTCGCCGCACGGCTTCGTCGGTCGCTGCCGCGCGGGTTTGGCGTACTGTGTGCGCTCGATCGGCCCGGGCGTCATCACCGGTGCGTCCGACGACGATCCGTCCGGGATCGCCACCTACGCCATTGCCGGTGCGACCTTCGGCTACGGGCTGCTCTGGGTCGCGTTGATCACCATCCCGATGATGATCGCCGTCCAGGAGGCATGCGCGCGAATCGGGATCGTGAGCGGGACCGGTCTCATCGCCGCGATGCGGCGCGCGATGCCGATCTGGATCTTGCGCGTCTTGGTCGCGCTGGTCGTCGCGGCGAACACGCTGAACATCGCCGCCGACATCACCGGGATGTCGGCCTCGGTGGCACTGGTCACGCCGGTGCCCTCGCCGGTATGGGCGATCGGCTTGGGCGCGTTGCTGATCGCGGTCGAGGTCTTCGCGTCGTATCGCGTCTTCTCGGCGATCGTCAAGTGGCTGTGCCTTTCGCTGCTCGCCTACATCGCGAGCGCCTTCGTCGTCAACGTGAACTGGCTCGAAGCGCTGCGCCAGACCGTCATACCGCAGATCCGCCTCGACAAGACGTGGATGGCGACGTTCGTGGGCTTCCTCGGCACGACGATCACACCGTACCTGTTCGTCTGGCAAGCCGCGCTCGAGGTCGAGGACGAACGCGCACAGGGCGAGGTCACGGTCGCCCAGCGCCGGGGCGCGACCAGCGCGCAGATTCGCGGCGAGCGGGCCGACGTGGTGAGCGGGATGCTCTACTCGAACGTCGTCAGCTGGTTCATCGTGCTGATCAGCGCGGCGACGCTGTTTCGGCAGCATGTCGCGATCAACAGCGTCGAGGACGCGGCCCGCGCGCTGCGGCCGCTGGCCGGTCCCTGGGCCGAGCTGCTGTTCGCGCTCGGCGTGCTCGGCGCGGGCCTGCTGGCGGTTCCGGTTCTCGCCGGCTCGTCGGCGTACGCACTCGCCGAGGCGTTCGGCTGGGCGGGCTCGCTCGAGGCGAAGCCGCGCTCGGAGGTTCCGTTCTACACCGTGATCGCGGCCGGCATCGGTCTGGGCGTCGTCGCCGACCTCCTGCGTCTGGACGCGGTGTGGGCGCTCTTCTGGTCCGCGGTCGTCAACGGCTTCGTCGCGATTCCGCTGCTGGTCGGTATCTTCTTGACCGGCAACCGACGTGACCTGATGGGACGCTGGATCAACGGACGCGGCTCGCGCATCTGGATCGGGATCACGATCGTGCTGATGTCGGTGGCGGCGATCGGCCTGGTCGTCACCGCCTAA